From Polyodon spathula isolate WHYD16114869_AA chromosome 26, ASM1765450v1, whole genome shotgun sequence, one genomic window encodes:
- the LOC121300726 gene encoding PWWP domain-containing DNA repair factor 3A-like isoform X2 has protein sequence MAEPTYLLCLWEGRLWPAKLLQRAAVCSKTSKDNIEVEIFCKEKRVLISQADTAPLSRQNIEDISRHLDLDSNRQHVLDIFTNEDDSDEEFWGFPSENHRTDQKLETSQPDPVKELLYRKALRLALNVLSEIASCPSPVSPGKRKRGRPKQQTATGPLEPDFDIKTRGCPLTLPPGGSDTQQHCEAVTPEKRGKPKKVKGPSDSTTELKTRSSLKEEKGIPRDRRCPSALPPGGSGTLQHCEAVTPRKRGRPKKIKGPSDSTTELQTTSSLKEERGILRGRSETDPKDVTQTPPETLSPCAPRVKAISSKKQNSKRNCLLGSPQTDSGEIELEQTPGFHPPIHSSTPDNLLRTDLGCSAIGSPWKSPQGTPKRKVGRPPSRHLRKLSWESCGPKRGVLETDRGCVGVALEQPPVVNPRRLNRSCPDLAVNSERGQGRTLIPQALQKEADRTEEPPRRTVTFELPQFELEENGRGSLSSDLSIEMSLLNESTLESSLQEEEEEEEDDELELPSFMKDKEPCSITEGMCVWCKFQKYPFWPALVKSVNHKNKKASIIFVDDFLLDKNKFRKGMCVSLRTLKPFDCEEREQYITTARETYHRAIDWCVALIDDYSIRIACGSFSGSLVEYCVDDISYPVRREFLQGPSRMTFPSNLLMLEKDTLDCQIDSPHCRPAASKKLLPDRSRAARDKANEKLVQYIVKTRGVEKHLQEIIAGRKPSRWLTEFLHRSRFLKWVDTYLEDDAQLEVLVNYLQSVCKSVQNTQLSVELDRIRFILDVLLPEAVIGAIAAVDKISLEKAEEKYMKGPVFSEREIEEFNRQIEKEVKVKNRSLGVQQH, from the exons ACTTGGATTCCAATCGGCAGCATGTTTTAGACATATTTACTAACGAAGATGACAGCGATGAAGAGTTTTGGGGTTTCCCCAGTGAGAACCACAGGACTG ATCAAAAACTGGAAACCAGCCAACCTGACCCTGTAAAAGAGTTGCTGTACAGGAAAGCTCTCCGCCTAGCGCTGAATGTTTTATCCGAAATCGCTTCCTGCCCCTCTCCGGTCAGCCCTGGGAAGAGAAAACGAGGAAGACCAAAACAACAAACGGCTACCGGCCCCTTAGAACCTGATTTTGACATCAAAACAAGGGGCTGTCCCCTaacactgccccctggtggtaGTGACACGCAACAGCACTGTGAAGCCGTTACACCAGAAAAGAGGGGCAAACCGAAGAAGGTGAAGGGGCCCAGTGACTCGACAACAGAACTTAAAACCAGAAGTAGTTTGAAAGAGGAGAAAGGGATTCCGAGGGACAGGAGATGTCCCTCGGCACTGCCTCCTGGTGGGAGTGGCACTCTACAGCACTGTGAAGCCGTGACACCAAGAAAGAGGGGTAGGCCGAAGAAGATCAAGGGCCCCAGTGACTCGACAACAGAACTACAAACCACAAGTAGTTTGAAAGAGGAAAGAGGGATTCTAAGGGGCAGGAGCGAGACAGACCCCAAAGATGTTACCCAGACCCCTCCAGAGACACTAAGCCCATGTGCACCAAGAGTAAAAGCCATATCATCTAAAAAGCAGAACAGCAAGAGAAACTGTTTGCTTGGCTCTCCCCAGACAGACTCTGGAGAAATAGAATTGGAGCAGACTCCTGGTTTTCACCCTCCAATTCACAGTTCCACGCCAGACAACCTCTTGAGAACAGATTTGGGATGCAGTGCAATTGGGAGCCCTTGGAAATCTCCACAGGGAACGCCCAAGAGGAAAGTAGGAAGGCCGCCGTCTAGACACTTGCGGAAACTTTCCTGGGAGAGTTGTGGTCCAAAG CGTGGGGTGCTAGAGACGGACCGTGGCTGTGTCGGCGTGGCTCTGGAGCAGCCCCCAGTGGTAAATCCACGCAGATTGAACAGGAGCTGCCCGGACCTGGCTGTAAACTCAGAGAGAGGACAGGGGCGGACCCTCAtcccacaagcactgcagaaggAAGCAGACCGTACAGAGGAGCCGCCACGCCGCACAGTCACATTTGAGCTGCCGCAGTTCgaactggaagaaaatg ggagggggtcgCTGTCCTCGGACCTGTCCATAGAGATGAGTTTACTGAACGAGTCCACCCTGGAGAGCTctctgcaggaggaggaggaggaggaggaggacgacgAGCTAGAGCTGCCCAGCTTCATGAAGGACAAGG AGCCATGTTCCATAACAGAaggaatgtgtgtgtggtgtaagtTCCAGAAGTACCCCTTCTGGCCAGCGCTG GTAAAAAGTGTGAACCACAAGAATAAGAAGGCGAGCATTATCTTTGTTGATGATTTTCTGTTGGACAAGAACAAGTTTCGAAAGGG CATGTGTGTGTCTTTAAGAACACTGAAACCTTTTGATTGTGAAGAGAGGGAGCAGTATATA ACAACTGCTCGAGAAACCTATCACCGTGCCATTGACTGGTGTGTGGCGTTGATTGACGACTACAGCATTCGAATAG cctgTGGTTCCTTCTCTGGCTCTCTTGTGGAATACTGTGTGGACGATATCA GCTACCCAGTCAGAAGGGAGTTCCTCCAGGGCCCCTCCAGAATGACGTTCCCCAGTAACCTGCTGATGCTGGAGAAGGACACCCTGGACTGCCAGATTGACAGCCCCCACTGTCGCCCAGCCGCCTCCAAGAAGCTGCTGCCCGACCGCTCTCGTGCGGCCCGGGACAAGGCCAACGAGAAGCTGGTGCAGTACATCGTCAAGACCCGCGGCGTGGAGAAGCACCTGCAG GAGATCATCGCGGGCAGGAAGCCGTCGCGCTGGCTGACGGAGTTCCTGCATCGCAGCCGCTTCCTCAAGTGGGTGGACACCTACCTGGAGGACGACGCCCAGCTGGAGGTGTTGGTGAACTACCTGCAGTCCGTCTGCAAGAGCGTGCAGAACACACAACTCTCAGTCGAGCTGGACCGCATCCGCTTCATACTGGACGTGCTGCTGCCAGAG GCTGTGATTGGAGCCATTGCTGCTGTTGACAAGATCTCGCTGGAAAAGGCCGAGGAGAAGTATATGAAGGGCCCTGTCTTCAGTGAACG GGAAATAGAAGAATTCAACAGGCAGATTGAGAAGGAGGTCAAGGTGAAGAACCGATCGCTTGGCGTCCAGCAACACTAG
- the LOC121300726 gene encoding PWWP domain-containing DNA repair factor 3A-like isoform X1, protein MAEPTYLLCLWEGRLWPAKLLQRAAVCSKTSKDNIEVEIFCKEKRVLISQADTAPLSRQNIEDISRHLDLDSNRQHVLDIFTNEDDSDEEFWGFPSENHRTDQKLETSQPDPVKELLYRKALRLALNVLSEIASCPSPVSPGKRKRGRPKQQTATGPLEPDFDIKTRGCPLTLPPGGSDTQQHCEAVTPEKRGKPKKVKGPSDSTTELKTRSSLKEEKGIPRDRRCPSALPPGGSGTLQHCEAVTPRKRGRPKKIKGPSDSTTELQTTSSLKEERGILRGRSETDPKDVTQTPPETLSPCAPRVKAISSKKQNSKRNCLLGSPQTDSGEIELEQTPGFHPPIHSSTPDNLLRTDLGCSAIGSPWKSPQGTPKRKVGRPPSRHLRKLSWESCGPKSKCEQGQASIISRKRQETGQVTGAGLNTQRGVLETDRGCVGVALEQPPVVNPRRLNRSCPDLAVNSERGQGRTLIPQALQKEADRTEEPPRRTVTFELPQFELEENGRGSLSSDLSIEMSLLNESTLESSLQEEEEEEEDDELELPSFMKDKEPCSITEGMCVWCKFQKYPFWPALVKSVNHKNKKASIIFVDDFLLDKNKFRKGMCVSLRTLKPFDCEEREQYITTARETYHRAIDWCVALIDDYSIRIACGSFSGSLVEYCVDDISYPVRREFLQGPSRMTFPSNLLMLEKDTLDCQIDSPHCRPAASKKLLPDRSRAARDKANEKLVQYIVKTRGVEKHLQEIIAGRKPSRWLTEFLHRSRFLKWVDTYLEDDAQLEVLVNYLQSVCKSVQNTQLSVELDRIRFILDVLLPEAVIGAIAAVDKISLEKAEEKYMKGPVFSEREIEEFNRQIEKEVKVKNRSLGVQQH, encoded by the exons ACTTGGATTCCAATCGGCAGCATGTTTTAGACATATTTACTAACGAAGATGACAGCGATGAAGAGTTTTGGGGTTTCCCCAGTGAGAACCACAGGACTG ATCAAAAACTGGAAACCAGCCAACCTGACCCTGTAAAAGAGTTGCTGTACAGGAAAGCTCTCCGCCTAGCGCTGAATGTTTTATCCGAAATCGCTTCCTGCCCCTCTCCGGTCAGCCCTGGGAAGAGAAAACGAGGAAGACCAAAACAACAAACGGCTACCGGCCCCTTAGAACCTGATTTTGACATCAAAACAAGGGGCTGTCCCCTaacactgccccctggtggtaGTGACACGCAACAGCACTGTGAAGCCGTTACACCAGAAAAGAGGGGCAAACCGAAGAAGGTGAAGGGGCCCAGTGACTCGACAACAGAACTTAAAACCAGAAGTAGTTTGAAAGAGGAGAAAGGGATTCCGAGGGACAGGAGATGTCCCTCGGCACTGCCTCCTGGTGGGAGTGGCACTCTACAGCACTGTGAAGCCGTGACACCAAGAAAGAGGGGTAGGCCGAAGAAGATCAAGGGCCCCAGTGACTCGACAACAGAACTACAAACCACAAGTAGTTTGAAAGAGGAAAGAGGGATTCTAAGGGGCAGGAGCGAGACAGACCCCAAAGATGTTACCCAGACCCCTCCAGAGACACTAAGCCCATGTGCACCAAGAGTAAAAGCCATATCATCTAAAAAGCAGAACAGCAAGAGAAACTGTTTGCTTGGCTCTCCCCAGACAGACTCTGGAGAAATAGAATTGGAGCAGACTCCTGGTTTTCACCCTCCAATTCACAGTTCCACGCCAGACAACCTCTTGAGAACAGATTTGGGATGCAGTGCAATTGGGAGCCCTTGGAAATCTCCACAGGGAACGCCCAAGAGGAAAGTAGGAAGGCCGCCGTCTAGACACTTGCGGAAACTTTCCTGGGAGAGTTGTGGTCCAAAG TCCAAGTGTGAACAAGGACAAGCCTCCATAATAAGCAGGAAGAGACAGGAGACGGGTCAGGTGACTGGTGCTGGTTTGAACACACAGCGTGGGGTGCTAGAGACGGACCGTGGCTGTGTCGGCGTGGCTCTGGAGCAGCCCCCAGTGGTAAATCCACGCAGATTGAACAGGAGCTGCCCGGACCTGGCTGTAAACTCAGAGAGAGGACAGGGGCGGACCCTCAtcccacaagcactgcagaaggAAGCAGACCGTACAGAGGAGCCGCCACGCCGCACAGTCACATTTGAGCTGCCGCAGTTCgaactggaagaaaatg ggagggggtcgCTGTCCTCGGACCTGTCCATAGAGATGAGTTTACTGAACGAGTCCACCCTGGAGAGCTctctgcaggaggaggaggaggaggaggaggacgacgAGCTAGAGCTGCCCAGCTTCATGAAGGACAAGG AGCCATGTTCCATAACAGAaggaatgtgtgtgtggtgtaagtTCCAGAAGTACCCCTTCTGGCCAGCGCTG GTAAAAAGTGTGAACCACAAGAATAAGAAGGCGAGCATTATCTTTGTTGATGATTTTCTGTTGGACAAGAACAAGTTTCGAAAGGG CATGTGTGTGTCTTTAAGAACACTGAAACCTTTTGATTGTGAAGAGAGGGAGCAGTATATA ACAACTGCTCGAGAAACCTATCACCGTGCCATTGACTGGTGTGTGGCGTTGATTGACGACTACAGCATTCGAATAG cctgTGGTTCCTTCTCTGGCTCTCTTGTGGAATACTGTGTGGACGATATCA GCTACCCAGTCAGAAGGGAGTTCCTCCAGGGCCCCTCCAGAATGACGTTCCCCAGTAACCTGCTGATGCTGGAGAAGGACACCCTGGACTGCCAGATTGACAGCCCCCACTGTCGCCCAGCCGCCTCCAAGAAGCTGCTGCCCGACCGCTCTCGTGCGGCCCGGGACAAGGCCAACGAGAAGCTGGTGCAGTACATCGTCAAGACCCGCGGCGTGGAGAAGCACCTGCAG GAGATCATCGCGGGCAGGAAGCCGTCGCGCTGGCTGACGGAGTTCCTGCATCGCAGCCGCTTCCTCAAGTGGGTGGACACCTACCTGGAGGACGACGCCCAGCTGGAGGTGTTGGTGAACTACCTGCAGTCCGTCTGCAAGAGCGTGCAGAACACACAACTCTCAGTCGAGCTGGACCGCATCCGCTTCATACTGGACGTGCTGCTGCCAGAG GCTGTGATTGGAGCCATTGCTGCTGTTGACAAGATCTCGCTGGAAAAGGCCGAGGAGAAGTATATGAAGGGCCCTGTCTTCAGTGAACG GGAAATAGAAGAATTCAACAGGCAGATTGAGAAGGAGGTCAAGGTGAAGAACCGATCGCTTGGCGTCCAGCAACACTAG